One region of Solanum pennellii chromosome 6, SPENNV200 genomic DNA includes:
- the LOC107023687 gene encoding phytochrome-associated serine/threonine-protein phosphatase 3, with product MDLDQWITKVKEGQHLAEDELQLLCEYVKEILIEESNVQPVNSPVTVCGDIHGQFHDLMKLFHTGGHVPETNYIFMGDFVDRGYNSLEVFTILLLLKARYPANITLLRGNHESRQLTQVYGFYDECQRKYGNANAWRYCTDVFDYLTLSAIIDGTVLCVHGGLSPDVRTIDQIRVIERNCEIPHEGPFCDLMWSDPEEIETWAVSPRGAGWLFGSRVTTEFNHINKLDLVCRAHQLVQEGLKYMFQDKGLVTVWSAPNYCYRCGNVASILSFNENMEREVKFFTETEENNQMRGPRTGVPYFL from the exons GTTAAGGAGATCCTAATTGAGGAGTCAAATGTGCAACCAGTTAATAGTCCAGTTACTGTTTGTGGGGATATACACggccaatttcatgatctaatGAAACTTTTCCACACTGGTGGTCATGTGCCAGAGACAAATTACATCTTTATG GGAGATTTTGTTGATCGTGGATACAATAGTCTCGAAGTTTTCACAATTTTATTGCTCCTTAAAGCAAG ATATCCAGCAAACATTACACTTTTACGCGGGAATCATGAGAGCAGGCAGCTAACTCAG GTCTATGGATTCTATGATGAATGCCAAAGGAAGTATGGAAATGCAAATGCTTGGCGGTATTGCACTGACGTATTTGACTATCTGACTCTCTCGGCAATTATAGATGGAACA GTACTATGTGTCCATGGTGGCCTTTCTCCGGATGTTAGGACTATTGATCAG ATCAGGGTCATTGAACGTAATTGTGAAATTCCGCATGAAGGGCCTTTTTGTGATCTTATGTGGAGTGATCCTGAAGAGATTGAAACATGGGCAGTAAGTCCTCGAGGAGCAGGTTGGCTGTTTGGATCCAGGGTTACCACTGAG TTTAATCACATCAATAAGTTGGATCTAGTTTGTCGGGCTCATCAACTTGTCCAGGAAGGTCTGAAGTACATGTTCCAGGACAAAGGACTCGTTACT GTTTGGTCTGCTCCCAACTACTGTTATCGCTGTGGAAATGTTGCTTCAATATTGAGCTTCAATGAGAATATG GAGAGAGAGGTGAAGTTCTTCACTGAAACTGAAGAAAACAACCAGATGCGAGGACCCAGGACAGGAGTACCTTATTTCTTATGA